The nucleotide sequence CCCTCCCCCTATAAACCAATGGTCCCACTCCACCGCTGAACAGTCTGTCACGTGTCTTCACCTCCCTATTACCTACAGGCCACGTGTATCGACCAAATCGAGTGAACATGGTTACATGGGACGTGTCACCTAACCTGTATTGCTAACCACTGTTTGAATCTGAAAGGGTATATCCGTAAACATATACCTTCTTcttcgttaattttttttttttttgtcgtctttCCGTAAACAgaaactacaaaaacaaaacaaaaaaaaaaacgttcaaGTTGGCCAGTTgtgttgttaatattttttagttcaAAGTGCCGACCTCACACaggaaaaataagatttatgtaATAAACACGTGGACCAATGAAAGAGTTGCTTTAGATGGAGGAGTAATCTAAGCCACAAATCTCGTTTGCGAATTCTGAGCCACTAGTTAAAGTTCAAACTCACGCGCTCTCCACTTCCTTGcaacttgcttcttcttctcttgtcttctctctttctctcttctctcctatTGCAGCACTCACAAAATCTATTAACACaagatagaagaagataaacTCATATAAatcttttggattttggatttttggatcTGATCTTAAAGGTGAgttctttattaattatttatcattattattatattcttataattcatcttctttaacttttttctcCTGGTGGTTTCTGAATTATAGTGGTGCGGTGACCTTCTGTAGCAGGTGGTGGGAAAGTATATCATTTTCATGGATCGTTATTCAAGGAGGAACTTAGAGGATCTTGTTGTGCCTAACTATCAAGAGACATCAGATTCATACCCTTCTCCTGATATGTGGGGTACTACTACTACTGGATGGAACATGAACTCCTCTGCTGCTGTTGCTGAGAAATGCTTTGATTACGATGTCATTAACAATGGTTTCAGTGGAGGGTTGTATAGTCAGATGGAGATGGGTACGTGTGAACAAGTTGAGGAAGAAACAAAGAGGTTAAAGGCTAGTGGTTGTTTTGACCGTTCCCTTCATGATTTCGATGAAATCCAACAGATGGATGACATGTTCTTGTATGATTTTAGCCCTTAAACTCATTCTCTCAGATGgtttagaaaaatgttttgtaTGATTCAAATGTTTATATCTTTGtgtctgttttggttttggtttccgGTTTTGACTGAAGAAGTTCCATTTTGGAGGATGTTCCAGGGAATGGGaattttcattcattcaagGAGTCGGATAATAGCAACACCACGACTTCATCCTCTGCGTATCTTGACAATACCGATGGCAGAGAAGTCCCTATGTTCCATTACAACTGGGAAACTTGTCAAGACATGCCACTTATGGTATGAATTAGTTgactcttttttcttatttttatattagcATTAATGTCAAAATAGTAGAACTATTCAAGAACTTCTCTGAGAGATAGATCTTGTGGAATTCAGAAGACTCTAGGGATCAGTTATGGTTTGGATTTTGGTCTGAGATCTCCCTGGTTTTACATGTTTTGATGTTTCTTTACTTGTGACTATTACTGTTCCAGGGGGTTATTAACTTGGGATTATACTAGAGATGTTAATATTGGTACATTATTTTTGGTTCAAGGAGGAGGCACCAATGAATCTGTGTGAGGAGAACATGGAGGAGGCATCTGCTGAAGAAGTGGTGTTGCAGGATTTACAAAGGGCTACGGAAAAGGTGAGTGTGATGTTTGATGTTCTGGATCTTGTTTACAACTTTTACTAGATCAGTCTTGTAACAGAGTTgcaatgttttatttatatacagtTGACTGATGATACCCGCAAGTGCTTCCGTGATACCTTTTACCGGCTTGCAAAGAACTCACAACAGAAGTCAGATTCCAACTTGGAGGAGTTCTTTGAGGATAGAACCAGGTATAGAGAGCTTTCTTCATTAATCAAAACTTGTTGAGGACTCACTTTCATGAATAAGAAACACTCATCACCATCTTTTGTGTTTCAGTAGCAACACTGCTGAACTGGAAACAAACTCAATGGACAGAGCCATTGCCAATCTCACATTCAACAAGATGGAATCCAACATGAGAAATATGCCTCCACCAAAGAGACTTTCTTCTATTCAAGGataaagagaggagaagagttCCGAAACAAAAACCTCATCATATATAATCTTGGGAAATAActtatgtgtatataatatatatatgtgtgttttgcTTGTCTTCCCAAGCTTCAGTTTTGATCTGTTTCAACAACACACTCTACTCTGCTTCTGGATTTCACATTTCTTGATGCACTATGTATTATTTACTGAGTGAACCCCTTGAAAAGTACATTACTccatgtagaatctgttgtcaaaatttgattaaaaaaaaaaaaagattctttaaAAACATATGTAAGTGGTAAACAACCTTGGAAACAGCAAAGCAGAGGAACTAGTCTTATACCAGCggcaaaaaacataaacaaaacacaagtcaATTGTAATATCACCCGACCATCAACTAAGAACCGGCTAActgaagaaaatataattatctaacACAAAAAAGTCTCTGACTCACGTttgcataatttatatattacaaactCAAACGTGCGTTCCATTAGTTTCTTAAGCTTGTATAAAGATTTGGTCTATACTCTTATACATAACAAAAACATTCTcaattttgataatttgtaaTGGCGACACCACCGTTAACGCCAAGGATGCTGACTCCAACGACAATGTCACCTCTCGGTAGTCCAAAGTCGAAGAAATCAACGGCTCAGGTACGTCCTGAGATCACGTTAGAGCAACCCtctggaaaaaacaaaacaaccgGTTCAAAATCGACGAAACTCTTCCGTCGAGTCCGGTCTGTGTTTCGTTCACTCCCGATCATGTCACCGATGTGTAAGTTCCCCGTAGGAGGAGGAAGGCTACACGAGAACCACGTCCACGGAGGGACACGTGTCACGGGTACGTTGTTCGGTTACCGCAAAACGCGTGTGAACTTAGCGGTTCAAGAGAACCCGCGTTCAATGCCGATTCTGTTGCTGGAGTTAGCGATACCAACGGGGAAGCTGCTCCAAGATCTTGGAGTCGGTTTGGTGAGAATCGCGTTGGAGTGTGAGAAGAAACCGAGTgagaaaaccaaaatcattgaCGAACCGATTTGGGCTTTGTATTGTAACGGTAAAAAATCCGGTTATGGTGTGAAGAGACAACCAACGGAAGAGGATCTTGTCGTCATGCAGATGCTTCATGCTGTGTCTATGGGAGCTGGTGTGTTACCTGTGAGCAGTGGAGCGACGGAGCAAAGTGgtgggggaggaggaggaggagggcaGCAAGAAGGAGATTTGACGTACATGAGAGCACATTTCGAGAGAGTGATCGGTTCAAGAGACTCGGAGACGTATTACATGATGAACCCTGATGGGAACAGTGGACCTGAGTTAAGTATTTTTTTCGTTCGGGTTTAACTAAAAACGACGTCATTTTTAGAGGAAAAACATGTAAACCActcaacttttaatttttttttttctttttaatactatgtctctttttcttttttttggttgattttgtcTATTttggtattcttttttttcttttattatttggtAAATCACTCGGAATGATTTGTTGGTGATGTGTGCATTAATTGTAGTTATATAGTTGTCCACTATaagttatttagattttattttcgatttgtttt is from Camelina sativa cultivar DH55 chromosome 20, Cs, whole genome shotgun sequence and encodes:
- the LOC104768902 gene encoding protein LNK4-like isoform X1, which gives rise to MDRYSRRNLEDLVVPNYQETSDSYPSPDMWGTTTTGWNMNSSAAVAEKCFDYDVINNGFSGGLYSQMEMGTCEQVEEETKRLKASGCFDRSLHDFDEIQQMDDMFLSSILEDVPGNGNFHSFKESDNSNTTTSSSAYLDNTDGREVPMFHYNWETCQDMPLMEEAPMNLCEENMEEASAEEVVLQDLQRATEKLTDDTRKCFRDTFYRLAKNSQQKSDSNLEEFFEDRTSSNTAELETNSMDRAIANLTFNKMESNMRNMPPPKRLSSIQG
- the LOC104768902 gene encoding protein LNK4-like isoform X3 — encoded protein: MDRYSRRNLEDLVVPNYQETSDSYPSPDMWGTTTTGWNMNSSAAVAEKCFDYDVINNGFSGGLYSQMEMGTCEQVEEETKRLKASGCFDRSLHDFDEIQQMDDMFLSSILEDVPGNGNFHSFKESDNSNTTTSSSAYLDNTDGREVPMFHYNWETCQDMPLMEEAPMNLCEENMEEASAEEVVLQDLQRATEKLTDDTRKCFRDTFYRLAKNSQQKSDSNLEEFFEDRTSNTAELETNSMDRAIANLTFNKMESNMRNMPPPKRLSSIQG
- the LOC104768902 gene encoding protein LNK4-like isoform X2, giving the protein MDRYSRRNLEDLVVPNYQETSDSYPSPDMWGTTTTGWNMNSSAAVAEKCFDYDVINNGFSGGLYSQMEMGTCEQVEEETKRLKASGCFDRSLHDFDEIQQMDDMFFSILEDVPGNGNFHSFKESDNSNTTTSSSAYLDNTDGREVPMFHYNWETCQDMPLMEEAPMNLCEENMEEASAEEVVLQDLQRATEKLTDDTRKCFRDTFYRLAKNSQQKSDSNLEEFFEDRTSSNTAELETNSMDRAIANLTFNKMESNMRNMPPPKRLSSIQG
- the LOC104768903 gene encoding protein MIZU-KUSSEI 1-like, translating into MATPPLTPRMLTPTTMSPLGSPKSKKSTAQVRPEITLEQPSGKNKTTGSKSTKLFRRVRSVFRSLPIMSPMCKFPVGGGRLHENHVHGGTRVTGTLFGYRKTRVNLAVQENPRSMPILLLELAIPTGKLLQDLGVGLVRIALECEKKPSEKTKIIDEPIWALYCNGKKSGYGVKRQPTEEDLVVMQMLHAVSMGAGVLPVSSGATEQSGGGGGGGGQQEGDLTYMRAHFERVIGSRDSETYYMMNPDGNSGPELSIFFVRV